The genomic DNA tactaaatgatataaaacatacatattgttgaagataatatatttttgttatatttatttgcgcggaattaagtttaattttttttttatcataaaaatcattgaatattatataatcatttgaagtttaaaagataaatttatataagcttcatacttattttactaatctatacatataacatatattgtctagtgtcgcaatAAATTTTTCTTGGCAAATCAACAATATGTCAcatgataacaaaaaataatttaaaaacctcACTGGAAGAGTCGTCAATTTTCTGACCTTTTATCCATAGAAGATTTCATTCCACATTAATATCccatgaaaaaatatttttaaaatttctgacgtcaaattttgattgatggcctaattatagagatcattttttttgtcaacaattatAGAGATCATTTAAAACTATTGATATTCCAcgttaaatacaaatatacaaaatttcataaacATTTTTAGTGTTATGTCGCTACGTACAACATGGCTGTCCAAGTGCATCacctgccataatagaatttccaaccaaataaaaaatgcttAGATGGTGAAACGGTTAAACCTGACAATGATTATccgttcactaatccaagttacatatttttctaaaacctcatatgttattttcaaatgttaattttgtgatgcaacctcagcttcgttttctcaaaaaaacataatgtacATTAATATGTTGTTTGTGCCAAACtgtcaatgttttgggttaaaaacatttgataaaattgatgaaatctcaagcttcttttatattttacttttttttttttatcatattataGAATTGTAGCGTTAGTTGATAATATGCCTTCcgagatatgctacacaaatcacatgtcacTGTTTTGTAACAgcttacatattatttttttctatattttgtgaccattgattttgttttattagataaattattttttcaaaagcctttttcatagttttcccaaaaaaagtgTGACCCTTACAATGTCttcattttttatcaaaaattttaagttgagttgagtaattaatcttttatttttcttttaagtgaaatttaataataaatctttgtagtatatgtttcttagaaactaatgtttgacttcaattttgttttaggtttagaatattataaatacaattacgtaattttttttacccaccatgcattaaaatcttacttccattctaaaactcattaacccattctaaattttggaatatgatcattttttgggttaatatttgaataataacattattagtaaaacaaatttatagtattgtttttactatttaaaatttttcatttatgttacttaattcatttatattattgtttttattattttaaaattcaattaattttacttaattaattttttatttagtttttacttttattaattataatgattaaatattttaaaaggtaaattttaatgtaaaaaaatataaattgctaGGTGAatgctgatgtggaggaaggagaagagagaaaagttaattatatatatatatatagatgttataTAGATGTTATTGAATTGATACAACTaacatttttattcaaatatctttaaatttgaaatctagtaataatacaaaatagaaaacttttaataatttattaaagtataataaaacattattgaatttaaatgttttaaaaaatctatgatTGGATTAACACTTCTAAACCTTTTCCAtaagagacaaaacaaagaaaaaaaggtaattGATAGCTAAGGATGATGTGTAACCACATTACTAAActtcaattataaaattatatttttaagatatttgtttAGTTCATTTACTAATGCTTGGTTCTAAATTTATCCACTAGAATAATagatgtcacaaaaaaaaaaaaaaatctatccaTTAAAATAGaaccattttattattataatttagatATGTGACACGAGTGACGACAAAAACAGACGAAAACCAaacaaggagaaagagaagagaccatttttaagttttagatAAGAAAGCTAGCGTCCGAATAAAGCGACACGTGTCAGATTGTCCATCTATAGCCgtcattaaaaaaaagcaaaacgtAGGACCCGAAACAGCCTATCTTCTAAACCAAGTATTTATTGATAATAAGGAAATGACAAACATAGCCTCCTATGTAAAGACACGATCAAAAGGCCAATTTGGGTATTTTTATAGAaccttaatttaaaaaaaaataattatattataaataaatctcTTAAGAGCTGCGCGTGACACTTCAATCGCGTCCTTTTCTTTAGATCTTCAAATCAAAAACTCgttactcttcttcttataagATTCTTCCAATAGATTCACTGAAGTTTCTGTGATTTTGATTGAATGGTTGAAATGATGATGAGACGACAATCTTCGAAGTTTCCTGTGAAGTTAGAGATCGTTGAAGATTCTCTTGAAGATGAATATGCTCCTCTCTACAAACGAACTAAGGTTTTGATCATCTGTTAcaaaacttttgatttcttATGTTTCTATGCAACTAGATTacgttttgtaattttattttgaaagttttgatttttattgatgGGTTTGAAATGGAATTAGCTATGGAGCAATGGAACAGGGGTATCTAAGTTTAACTTACTTGAGGAGCCAAGTCCTTTGGGGTTGAGTTTAAGAAAGAGCCCTTCTTTCCTAGAACTGATTCAGATGAGGATTTCTCAAAGTGGTGACGACACAAAGTCGGAAACTAGTTGTGTTAAGAAAgagagttttggttttggttttggtgttggAACCGTTGAGAAGCTTAAAGCTTCTAATTTTCATGCTACGGTTCTTAGGATTGGTCAATGGGAGGTGAGTCTTCGAATTTTAATTGGAGTTTTTATgtttcatggtttttttttttttggtgtctgagtttgacttttttgtttgtagtaTAAGGCAATGCATGATGGTGATTTGGTGGCGAAATGCTACtttgcaaaacataaacttgtATGGGAAGTGTTGGAACAAGGTCTTAAGAGCAAGATTGAGATTCAGTGGTCTGATATTATGTCTCTCAAGGCTAATTTGCCTGAAGATGAACCTGGAACGCTGTCCATCGTGGTATAAAATGGCTTCTTTCGTGATTGTTTCATCCAACTGTCTTCAAATGTACCAACCaatggtttttatttatgatCTTGTTCTGTTTCAGCTGGCTAGGCGGCCGTTGTTTTTCAGGGAAATTAATCCGCTGCCTAGAAAGCATACTACGTGGCTGCCGACGTCAGATTTTACTGATGGTCATGCCAGCATGAACAGGTAACAACATGTCTTTCTTGTGTCCTAACTATAGAACTTATATGTTATGACTCCAACTGACGATGGTTTATGTATCTTTTTGATATGGTAGGAAACATTTCCTGCAGTGTCCCCCAGGGATATTAGACAAACATTTCGAGAAGCTTGTCCAATGTGATCATCGCCTGTTCTGTCTAAGTCGACAGCCAGAGATAAATTTGGCCTCACCGTTCTTTGATTCAAGAACATCTATATTTGAGGATCCCTCCATGTCTGGATCTTATAATATGGCATCTCCTGTTGGAGCTCAGTCATCATCAGAACATGTGTCTCTCTCTCATGATGCACTATCTCCTAGCTCAGgtatattgtgttttgttttcactaTCTATCATATTCATTTCTCTTCTATTGTGCTCATTAGGTCTGTTATTTATGTTTAGTGATGGATGCTCATGCAATTGAAGGAGTTGGTTCGTCTGTTAATTCGAGGAACAAAAACGGTTGGAGTCAGATAAAAGTGCCTGGCCTACCCCAATCTTTCTCGATGAACGATTTCCTTACACTATTGGATCAAGGTTGTGAGAACAACCAAGAGTTTGAGGAAATGAAACAGTTTCTGCTAAGTGACACCTTACCCGACACATCAGATGAGAAGTCTGTCATGTCTAAGGTCAATTCTTTCTGCAACCTCTTGCAGTCTGCTGCAAACTCGCAGCTCAATATTGAAACTTCTGATACCGAAGGAGGCAAAAGAGTTG from Camelina sativa cultivar DH55 chromosome 7, Cs, whole genome shotgun sequence includes the following:
- the LOC104702928 gene encoding uncharacterized protein LOC104702928 yields the protein MVEMMMRRQSSKFPVKLEIVEDSLEDEYAPLYKRTKLWSNGTGVSKFNLLEEPSPLGLSLRKSPSFLELIQMRISQSGDDTKSETSCVKKESFGFGFGVGTVEKLKASNFHATVLRIGQWEYKAMHDGDLVAKCYFAKHKLVWEVLEQGLKSKIEIQWSDIMSLKANLPEDEPGTLSIVLARRPLFFREINPLPRKHTTWLPTSDFTDGHASMNRKHFLQCPPGILDKHFEKLVQCDHRLFCLSRQPEINLASPFFDSRTSIFEDPSMSGSYNMASPVGAQSSSEHVSLSHDALSPSSVMDAHAIEGVGSSVNSRNKNGWSQIKVPGLPQSFSMNDFLTLLDQGCENNQEFEEMKQFLLSDTLPDTSDEKSVMSKVNSFCNLLQSAANSQLNIETSDTEGGKRVVDLASSSKPLQGMSRKDSFSDLLGHLPPITSLPKVLFKISEED